The proteins below come from a single Drosophila busckii strain San Diego stock center, stock number 13000-0081.31 chromosome X, ASM1175060v1, whole genome shotgun sequence genomic window:
- the LOC108606559 gene encoding homeotic protein female sterile isoform X11: protein MSSNEPPPRYEPPVEPINGIVQPPVVPPQDRPGRNTNQLQYLIKTVMKVIWKHHFSWPFQQPVDAKKLNLPDYHKIIKQPMDMGTIKKRLENNYYWSAKEAIHDFNTMFTNCYVYNKPGEDVVVMAQTLEKVFLQKIESMPKEELELEPVTAKGGKKKQRAPATPKSANSSVANNASTPATTPASSAASIAAAAAAAAAAAAAGGKSAQSTPLANMSGLPNSAVATPTTAGLGSAAARPLSAMGGAVSSTAGGVAPSIPPISTMPPHTVPGSTNTTTTATNLSENAAALNAAMASLLQQPQGGAANAYGSSGQTTLNNSSLLDGNAAAVAAAAAHAAVVAAAAHQQAGAAGVGGAGAGSLSTSAAAVNAANAVQAYVNSAAGVGVVDAVLPPQQPAKMKKGVKRKADTTTPTANAFESPYAQMDSKAAKIATRRESNRQGSGYPMSPLGATGVPGMVASGPGSVGVPSGKNKEKLSDALKSCNEILKELFSKKHSGYAWPFYKPVDAELLGLHDYHDIIKKPMDLGTVKRKMDNREYKSAPEFAADVRLIFTNCYKYNPPDHDVVAMGRKLQDVFEMRYANIPDEPVGNSSHHHHGSYSNSKHDASDSSSDDSSDTEIESNSDEERSAKLKMLESKLLGLQEEIRKLVEEATAKKKAKKKLKEKKKHIGHSGANNAIISGIGGSANNAVNAAGGGHHGHGANAVSAAHAGIGGMPPNMAAMNAAGAASANLSALLTNSLVGAGGAGLAGMGGVGGGVGGFHDMAAMGMPGVGNAAGAGYRGGLNATGVPAGGGKAGAGALAGALAAGAAAGAGSGAGSGSGKGAKSKGQRGAKGSSGGGASGAAGSAAAGAAGVGAGAAGGAGGNATGSGSNKRTKGSSSGNSGAGAGGAASGASNARGSSKKKPSQVMNFDSEEEDTAKPMSYDEKRQLSLDINKLPGDKLGRVVHIIQNREPSLRDSNPDEIEIDFETLKPSTLRELESYVASCLRKKTRKPYYKKPSGKSKDEQMAEKKQELEKRLQDVTTHLGASKKTAKKDDSTSSKVEAVQPTNPVSSSSSSSDSSSSSSSDSSSSDSSDSEAG from the exons atgtcaTCCAACGAACCACCGCCACGGTATGAGCCTCCAGTGGAGCCCATAAATGGCATTGTACAGCCACCGGTTGTGCCGCCACAGGATCGACCCGGACGCAATACGAATCAATTGcaatatttgataaaaacTGTCATGAAGGTCATCTGGAAGCATCATTTCTCTTGGCCCTTTCAACAGCCGGTCGatgcaaagaaattaaacCTGCCCGATTATCACAAGATCATCAAACAACCCATGGATATGGGCACCATCAAAAAGCGCTTGGAGAACAATTACTATTGGTCAGCCAAGGAGGCGATACATGATTTCAATACGATGTTCACCAATTGCTATGTGTATAACAAGCCCGGCGAGGATGTGGTTGTGATGGCCCAAACGCTTGAAAAGGTCTTTCTGCAAAAGATCGAGTCCATGCCCAAGGAGGAGCTCGAACTGGAGCCGGTAACAGCCAAAGGCGGCAAGAAGAAACAACGAGCGCCTGCTACCCCCAAGTCAGCGAACAGTAGCGTTGCCAATAACGCCAGCACACCTGCAACAACACCTGCCTCATCGGCAGCCAGtatagctgcagcagctgctgccgctgcggcggcggcagcggcgggcGGAAAATCAGCGCAGAGCACACCGTTGGCGAACATGTCGGGGCTGCCGAACTCAGCTGTAGCGACGCCCACAACGGCCGGTCTAGGATCAGCTGCGGCACGTCCCCTGTCAGCCATGGGTGGAGCGGTTTCATCGACAGCTGGAGGCGTTGCACCGTCCATACCACCGATTAGCACAATGCCACCGCATACGGTGCCCGGTAGCACAAATACCACAACGACCGCCACTAATCTATCGGAGAATGCAGCCGCCTTAAATGCCGCCATGGCCAGTCTGTTACAGCAGCCACAGGGCGGAGCGGCGAATGCCTATGGCAGCTCTGGACAGACCACTCTAAACAATAGCTCCCTGCTCGATggcaatgcagctgctgtggctgcggctgccgCGCATGCGGcggttgttgccgctgccgcgcACCAACAGGCGGGAGCCGCAGGCGTTGGcggtgctggcgctggctcatTATCCACATCGGCAGCGGCTGTCAATGCCGCCAATGCGGTGCAAGCGTATGTCAATAGTGCGGCGGGAGTGGGGGTGGTTGATGCGGTGCTGCCCCCACAGCAGCCGGCGAAAATGAAGAAGGGCGTCAAGCGAAAGGCGGACacgaccacgcccacagcgAACGCCTTTGAATCGCCCTATGCCCAGATGGACTCCAAAGCGGCCAAAATAGCGACGCGAAGGGAATCAAATCGTCAG GGCTCCGGCTATCCCATGTCGCCACTGGGAGCCACTGGCGTGCCCGGAATGGTGGCCAGTGGCCCCGGCAGCGTTGGTGTACCGAGTGGTAAGAACAAGGAGAAACTATCGGACGCACTCAAGTCATGCAACGAGATACTCAAGGAGCTTTTCTCGAAAAAGCATTCGGGCTATGCCTGGCCTTTCTACAAGCCGGTGGATGCGGAGCTGCTTGGGCTGCACGACTATCACGACATCATCAAGAAGCCCATGGATCTGGGCACGGTCAAGCGTAAAATGGACAATCGAGAATACAAAAGCGCACCGGAATTTGCTGCCGATGTGCGATTAATATTCACCAACTGTTACAAATACAATCCGCCAGATCATGATGTCGTTGCGATGGGCCGTAAACTGCAGGATGTGTTCGAGATGCGCTACGCCAACATACCCGATGAGCCGGTGGGCAATTCGTCGCACCACCATCATGGCTCGTATAGCAACTCAAAGCATGATGCCAGCGATTCATCCAGCGACGATTCCAGTGACACGGAAATCGAATCCAATTCGGATGAGGAGCGAAGCGCCAAGCTGAAGATGCTCGAGTCGAAGCTGCTCGGACTGCAGGAGGAGATACGGAAACTGGTCGAGGAGGCCACCGCCAAAAAGAAGGCCAAAAAGAAACTCaaggagaagaagaagcacatTGGCCACAGCGGCGCTAACAATGCGATCATCAGCGGCATTGGTGGCAGTGCGAACAACGCTGTGAATGCCGCCGGTGGCGGTCATCATGGCCATGGGGCAAACGCTGTCAGTGCAGCCCATGCGGGCATCGGTGGCATGCCACCCAATATGGCGGCAATGAACGCAGCGGGCGCAGCCAGTGCCAATTTGTCGGCGCTGCTAACGAACAGTTTGGTGGGTGCCGGTGGTGCAGGACTCGCCGGTATGGGCGGCGTTGGCGGCGGTGTTGGGGGATTCCACGACATGGCCGCGATGGGAATGCCCGGTGTTGGTAACGCCGCCGGTGCGGGCTATCGAGGCGGACTTAATGCGACGGGCGTGCCAGCGGGCGGTGGCAAAGCGGGAGCCGGCGCACTGGCCGGCGCTTTGGCTGCGGGCGCGGCTGCTGGCGCGGGCAGTGGTGCGGGCAGTGGCAGTGGTAAAGGTGCTAAATCGAAAGGACAGCGCGGCGCTAAGGGCAGCTCTGGTGGGGGCGCAAGTGGTGCGGCGGGCAGTGCGGCTGCTGGTGCGGCGGGCGTTGGTGCGGGTGCAGCTGGTGGCGCCGGCGGCAACGCcactggcagcggcagcaacaagcgcaccAAGGGCAGCAGTAGTGGCAATTCTGGTGCTGGCGCGGGCGGTGCTGCCAGTGGTGCTAGCAATGcgcgcggcagcagcaaaaagaagcCCAGCCAGGTGATGAACTTTGATTCCGAGGAGGAGGACACCGCCAAGCCCATGTCCTATGATGAGAAGCGACAGCTTTCCTTGGATATTAACAAGTTGCCTG GTGACAAATTGGGGCGAGTGGTGCACATCATACAGAATCGGGAACCATCGCTGCGCGACTCCAATCCGGATGAGATTGAGATCGATTTCGAGACACTGAAGCCGTCGACGCTGCGCGAGCTTGAAAGCTATGTGGCGTCGTGTTTGCGCAAAAAAACACGTAAGCCATATT